The following are encoded together in the Bacillus cereus group sp. RP43 genome:
- a CDS encoding alpha/beta hydrolase produces the protein MWNYEAEEAKAVIIIVHGAMEYHGRYEAVAEMWNHSGYHVVMGDLPAHGTTSRNRGHIDSFDEYIEEIKLWVKEARKYRLPIFLFGHSMGGLVVIRMMQETKREDIDGIVLSSPCLGVLAAPSAPLRAASKILNVVAPKLQFATNLTVEMSTRNHEVRDAMENDSLFLRKVSVRWYSELIKSIEIVHEKIDDFPDVPLLLMQACEDKLVDKTRVRTWFDNVKISDKAYKEWPNCYHELLNEYERDEILNYIQSFTEIHVNNIVKTNK, from the coding sequence ATGTGGAACTATGAAGCGGAAGAAGCGAAAGCCGTCATTATTATAGTGCATGGTGCTATGGAATATCACGGACGTTATGAAGCAGTTGCAGAAATGTGGAATCATAGCGGTTATCACGTCGTTATGGGGGATCTTCCAGCACACGGAACAACTTCAAGAAATAGAGGACATATCGATTCATTTGATGAATACATAGAGGAAATAAAGTTATGGGTGAAAGAAGCAAGAAAATATAGATTGCCTATTTTTTTATTTGGTCATAGTATGGGAGGACTTGTCGTTATTCGTATGATGCAAGAAACGAAAAGAGAGGACATAGATGGGATTGTATTAAGTTCGCCTTGTTTAGGAGTATTAGCTGCACCTTCTGCTCCGCTTCGTGCTGCTTCAAAAATATTAAATGTCGTTGCTCCAAAATTGCAATTTGCAACAAATCTCACTGTAGAAATGTCAACTCGTAACCATGAAGTGAGGGATGCGATGGAGAATGATTCATTGTTCTTGCGCAAAGTATCAGTACGTTGGTATAGTGAATTGATTAAGTCTATTGAGATTGTTCATGAGAAAATAGATGATTTTCCAGATGTTCCACTCTTGCTAATGCAGGCGTGTGAGGATAAACTTGTAGATAAAACACGTGTCCGTACATGGTTTGATAATGTTAAAATTAGTGATAAGGCATATAAAGAATGGCCTAATTGTTATCATGAGTTATTAAATGAGTATGAGCGTGATGAAATTTTGAATTATATTCAGTCATTTACTGAAATACATGTCAATAATATAGTAAAAACAAACAAATAA
- a CDS encoding tetraprenyl-beta-curcumene synthase family protein — protein sequence MNVPSNPITLMAKVYRDVFPVVHHELAMWKERAYHIPNDELHSQAIASIENKTFHCEGGGILALLANEHREECIRFIVAYQTISDYLDNLCDRSTSLDPKDFAALHESMIMALSPEVEGGGNYYRYRDDQDDGGYLDELVETCQDVLKKTKHYDKIAPVLHELACYYCDLQIHKHVKLEEREPRLKTWFEAHKENLPPMSWFEFSACAGSTLGIFCLVAYAFHDELHDEDIEKIRQGYFPYVQGLHILLDYFIDQEEDRIGGDLNFCSYYENEQVILERMKHFVEEAEKSIGDLPHAKFHRLISRGLLGIYLSDQKVSAQKNMHKMARRIVKYGGLTSRFFYWNGKMYRKKMAQ from the coding sequence GTGAACGTACCGAGTAATCCCATAACGCTCATGGCGAAAGTATACCGTGATGTGTTTCCGGTTGTACACCATGAGCTAGCGATGTGGAAAGAGCGTGCCTACCATATTCCAAATGATGAGCTTCATAGTCAGGCAATCGCAAGTATTGAGAATAAAACGTTTCATTGCGAGGGCGGTGGTATTTTAGCGCTGTTAGCAAATGAGCACCGAGAGGAATGTATTCGTTTTATTGTAGCGTATCAAACGATTAGCGATTATTTAGATAATTTATGTGACCGCAGTACATCACTTGATCCAAAAGATTTTGCCGCTCTTCATGAGTCGATGATAATGGCATTAAGCCCTGAAGTTGAAGGGGGCGGTAATTATTATCGTTACCGTGATGATCAAGATGATGGTGGTTATTTAGATGAACTCGTTGAAACATGCCAAGATGTTTTAAAGAAAACGAAGCACTATGATAAAATTGCTCCTGTTCTTCATGAACTTGCTTGTTATTATTGTGATTTGCAAATTCATAAACACGTGAAATTAGAAGAAAGAGAACCACGCTTAAAAACATGGTTTGAAGCACATAAAGAAAACTTACCACCGATGAGTTGGTTTGAGTTTTCAGCATGTGCGGGTTCTACACTTGGAATCTTTTGTCTTGTAGCATATGCATTTCATGATGAATTACATGATGAGGATATTGAGAAAATTAGACAAGGGTATTTTCCTTACGTACAAGGACTTCACATTTTACTTGATTATTTCATCGATCAAGAAGAAGATCGCATCGGTGGAGATTTGAATTTCTGTAGTTATTATGAAAACGAACAAGTAATATTAGAACGCATGAAGCACTTTGTAGAAGAAGCAGAAAAGAGCATTGGTGATTTGCCTCATGCGAAGTTTCATCGTCTCATAAGCAGAGGATTACTTGGTATTTATTTATCAGACCAAAAAGTATCAGCGCAAAAGAATATGCACAAAATGGCACGGCGCATTGTAAAATACGGAGGTCTCACTTCACGATTCTTCTACTGGAACGGGAAGATGTACCGAAAGAAAATGGCGCAGTGA
- a CDS encoding PepSY domain-containing protein, which produces MKVNRSLHYIFWRWHFYAGLFITPLLITLSLSGIGYLFREEVEDFIYKDLYFGKSAQTESISMSDSLSLTEKKYPHYSVAKISEFNGDYNTRLTIANEYTGQQKYVYLDSNNQIVGDQNASETFANIMRELHSSLLVGGTVVNYIVELAACWTIFLIVTGLYMSIRQFKNTPASNKREKAKRRHSIIGIIFTIPLVLLVASGLPWSGFMGNQIYKIASSNESIGYPKLYMAPPESKVKELPWATRKEAPPESNSNEPKAIPIDELQKGIEIKKPYVISLPADPKGVFTVSKSSGSGITGMHVAPNEEITAYFNQYSGKLISKTDYRDYGLFAQWFTYGIPLHEGHLFGWPNKILCLLTTLSLLLLIYYGVKMWLARKPKGKLAAPPKQRDKKSTFVFFIMMVILGAVMPLFGLSVLVIFAIELLIYVFSKIRS; this is translated from the coding sequence ATGAAAGTAAATCGTTCGCTTCATTACATTTTTTGGCGTTGGCATTTTTACGCTGGTCTTTTTATTACGCCGCTTCTTATTACTTTGTCACTGAGCGGAATTGGGTATTTATTTCGAGAAGAAGTTGAAGATTTCATCTATAAAGATTTATATTTTGGGAAGAGCGCCCAAACAGAATCTATTTCGATGTCTGATTCGCTTTCCTTAACAGAGAAAAAGTATCCACACTATAGTGTGGCAAAAATTAGTGAGTTTAATGGGGATTATAATACGAGACTTACCATTGCAAATGAATATACTGGGCAACAAAAATATGTGTATTTAGATAGCAATAATCAAATTGTTGGAGATCAAAATGCAAGTGAAACGTTTGCCAATATAATGAGGGAATTACATAGTTCTCTTTTAGTTGGTGGTACTGTCGTTAACTACATTGTAGAGCTTGCGGCATGCTGGACAATCTTTTTAATCGTAACTGGGTTGTATATGAGTATACGCCAGTTCAAAAACACACCAGCATCCAATAAGCGAGAAAAAGCAAAACGACGTCATTCTATTATCGGTATTATATTTACAATTCCTCTCGTTTTGCTAGTCGCATCTGGATTACCGTGGTCAGGATTTATGGGTAACCAAATTTATAAAATCGCATCATCGAATGAATCGATTGGATATCCAAAGTTGTATATGGCACCGCCTGAATCGAAGGTAAAAGAATTGCCGTGGGCAACAAGAAAAGAAGCTCCTCCTGAATCGAATTCAAATGAGCCAAAAGCCATTCCAATTGATGAGTTACAAAAAGGAATTGAAATAAAGAAGCCATACGTTATCTCATTACCGGCTGATCCGAAAGGTGTATTCACCGTTTCGAAATCGAGCGGTTCTGGTATTACGGGGATGCATGTCGCACCAAATGAAGAAATAACTGCTTATTTTAATCAATATAGCGGAAAACTTATTTCCAAAACGGACTATCGTGATTATGGATTATTTGCACAATGGTTCACTTACGGTATCCCGCTTCATGAAGGTCATTTATTCGGATGGCCAAATAAAATATTGTGCCTACTAACGACATTATCTTTATTACTTCTCATCTATTACGGAGTAAAAATGTGGTTAGCAAGAAAGCCGAAAGGAAAATTAGCAGCACCTCCTAAACAAAGAGATAAGAAAAGCACATTCGTTTTCTTTATCATGATGGTTATATTAGGCGCTGTCATGCCTTTATTCGGACTATCTGTGTTAGTTATTTTTGCGATTGAACTTCTTATATATGTATTTTCAAAAATACGGTCATAA
- a CDS encoding amino acid racemase gives MIGILAGMGPKSTGPFVDTVVAGCQTIYGAKHDMDFPHMMIYSCPTPFYMDRPIDHEAMKKAIIKGAQKLESTGVDFIAMPCNTAHLYFEELQRSITIPILNIVDETLKAIPENTKKVALLATEATVQAGLYQDGIAKRNIEYIHNEKWQEMINQIITCIKSGEIEEARKLWNALVLQLRDEVDTAIIACTDLNVVANEGFVDSAQCLAKAVVRMYVENIRRSQ, from the coding sequence ATGATCGGAATACTAGCAGGAATGGGGCCAAAATCAACTGGACCATTCGTCGATACAGTTGTAGCAGGGTGCCAAACAATATACGGAGCAAAGCATGATATGGACTTTCCTCATATGATGATTTATTCGTGCCCAACACCGTTTTATATGGATCGCCCTATTGATCACGAAGCGATGAAAAAAGCGATTATTAAAGGGGCACAAAAACTTGAAAGTACTGGTGTAGATTTCATCGCAATGCCATGTAATACAGCGCATCTTTATTTCGAGGAATTACAGCGTTCTATTACCATTCCTATTTTGAATATAGTCGATGAGACGTTAAAAGCAATTCCTGAAAATACAAAAAAAGTCGCTCTTCTCGCAACAGAAGCAACAGTTCAAGCGGGGCTTTACCAAGACGGGATTGCAAAACGTAATATAGAGTACATTCATAATGAAAAATGGCAGGAAATGATTAATCAAATTATTACTTGTATTAAATCTGGAGAAATTGAAGAAGCTCGCAAATTGTGGAATGCGCTCGTTTTACAATTGCGAGATGAAGTTGATACCGCTATTATCGCATGTACTGATTTGAATGTAGTGGCGAATGAGGGCTTTGTAGATTCTGCTCAATGTCTTGCGAAAGCGGTTGTTAGGATGTATGTAGAAAATATAAGGAGGTCCCAATGA
- a CDS encoding class I SAM-dependent methyltransferase, with the protein MKLERVLPFARTLLQTAVKEGDYAVDATLGNGHDTCFLAEIVGDNGKVFGFDIQKEAIESSTIRLKEKELFERTVLVHDSHDTLLSILPDDAKGKVTGAIFNLGYLPGGDKHIVTKPNSTISAIEQLLDVMAPEGIIVLVIYHGHPEGQVERDAVLTFAEELDQKQAHVLRYGFINQQNNPPFIVAIEKR; encoded by the coding sequence ATGAAATTAGAACGTGTATTACCGTTTGCTCGCACTCTCTTGCAAACGGCTGTTAAAGAAGGCGATTACGCAGTAGATGCAACACTTGGCAATGGACATGACACTTGCTTCCTAGCTGAAATCGTTGGAGATAACGGAAAAGTATTTGGATTTGATATTCAAAAAGAAGCAATCGAAAGTTCTACTATCCGCCTGAAAGAAAAAGAACTTTTCGAACGTACTGTTTTAGTTCACGATAGTCACGATACACTTCTATCCATATTACCGGACGACGCAAAGGGAAAAGTAACAGGAGCAATCTTCAACTTAGGTTACCTTCCTGGCGGTGACAAACATATCGTCACAAAACCGAACTCAACAATCTCGGCTATCGAACAATTATTAGACGTAATGGCACCAGAAGGTATCATCGTCCTTGTCATTTACCACGGTCATCCAGAAGGACAAGTAGAGCGTGACGCTGTTCTCACATTTGCAGAAGAACTAGATCAAAAGCAAGCTCACGTTTTGCGATACGGCTTCATTAACCAGCAAAATAACCCGCCATTCATTGTAGCGATTGAGAAACGATAA
- a CDS encoding TIGR01212 family radical SAM protein (This family includes YhcC from E. coli K-12, an uncharacterized radical SAM protein.), which yields MKVQNPFPYTNDNKRYHTWNYHLRNEFGEKIFKVSLDAGFDCPNRDGTVAYGGCTFCSAAGSGDFAGDRRDDVITQYHEMKEKMHSKWKDGKCIAYFQAYTNTHAPLEVLKEKFEPLLAEKDVVGLSIATRPDCLPDDVVEYLADLNKRTYLWVELGLQTVHERTANLINRAHDYPSYVEGVNKLRKHGIRVCSHIINGLPLEDYDMMMETTREVAKLDVQGIKIHLLHLLKGTPMVKQYEKGQLEFLSLEDYVSLVVDQLEIIPEDVIVHRITGDGPPDLMIGPMWSLNKWEVLNSIDAEFVRRGSWQGKYANEEKQK from the coding sequence ATGAAGGTTCAAAACCCTTTTCCATATACAAACGACAATAAACGTTATCATACATGGAATTACCACTTACGAAATGAATTTGGTGAAAAAATCTTTAAAGTTTCATTAGATGCTGGCTTTGATTGCCCGAACCGTGACGGTACAGTTGCTTACGGCGGCTGCACGTTTTGTAGTGCTGCTGGATCTGGTGACTTCGCTGGCGATCGCCGCGATGATGTTATAACGCAATATCATGAAATGAAAGAAAAAATGCACTCAAAGTGGAAAGACGGAAAATGTATCGCTTATTTCCAGGCATACACAAATACACATGCACCACTTGAAGTATTAAAAGAAAAATTCGAACCGCTTCTAGCAGAAAAAGACGTTGTCGGTCTTTCTATCGCAACTCGTCCAGATTGCTTACCTGACGATGTTGTTGAATATTTAGCGGACTTAAATAAACGCACGTATCTTTGGGTTGAACTCGGACTACAAACTGTTCATGAACGTACTGCAAATCTTATTAATCGTGCTCACGATTATCCATCTTATGTGGAAGGCGTAAATAAATTACGCAAGCATGGCATTAGAGTTTGCTCACATATTATTAACGGTCTTCCCCTTGAAGATTACGACATGATGATGGAAACCACTCGTGAAGTTGCAAAGCTTGACGTACAAGGAATTAAAATTCATTTACTTCATTTACTAAAAGGAACGCCAATGGTGAAGCAATATGAAAAAGGACAACTAGAATTCCTATCTCTTGAAGATTACGTAAGTCTCGTTGTTGACCAACTTGAAATTATTCCAGAAGACGTAATTGTGCACCGCATCACAGGTGACGGTCCGCCTGATTTAATGATCGGCCCAATGTGGAGCTTAAATAAATGGGAAGTATTAAATTCCATCGATGCAGAATTTGTACGCCGCGGAAGCTGGCAAGGAAAATATGCAAATGAGGAGAAACAAAAATGA
- a CDS encoding YtzC family protein → MAERQSLESYITQAEQAVEYAKEQLDLGMRQEHYNTMEYSDAQLQLEQAYNDLQTMQQHANDEQREQLNRARMAIRQLQHQMIITPH, encoded by the coding sequence ATGGCAGAGCGTCAATCACTTGAATCGTATATTACACAGGCGGAACAAGCGGTGGAATATGCGAAAGAGCAATTAGATCTTGGTATGAGACAAGAGCATTACAATACGATGGAGTATTCAGATGCACAGTTACAATTAGAACAAGCATATAACGATTTACAAACGATGCAACAACATGCGAATGATGAGCAACGTGAGCAGTTAAATAGAGCACGTATGGCAATTCGCCAATTGCAACATCAAATGATTATTACACCGCACTAA
- a CDS encoding DUF418 domain-containing protein, with amino-acid sequence MGNNITNKRIDELDYIRGFALLGIILVNILALLNIKIPDPNTVDASYQRFLYLFVEGRFFSIFSFLFGVGFYIFISRAIAKGKNGYILFLRRIVALFIFGVIHQMFQPGEALALYAICGLIVLPFYKAKKEVNLVLGLVLTIVFSVMGVKELLPLGLILLGLAAGQYRVFENLTQNIKQVAIFTGIMFVLSVVAVWYQYGHVPAEPFINMILENEDGTMNAASQFLKIGVTVGPIISAFYVGALILLLQLKLVQTLLAPLKYYGRMALTNYIGQTAMILIAGSVFNFAENLTYMQTLYVCIAIYAIQIVFSVIWMKIFKMGPLEWIWRVITYWTVTPLKK; translated from the coding sequence ATGGGGAACAATATTACAAACAAACGAATTGATGAGTTAGATTACATTCGTGGTTTCGCACTACTGGGGATTATTTTAGTAAATATTCTTGCATTACTTAACATTAAAATTCCAGATCCTAATACAGTGGATGCGAGTTATCAAAGATTTCTATACTTATTTGTAGAAGGTCGTTTCTTCTCAATCTTCTCATTCTTATTTGGAGTAGGATTCTATATCTTTATTTCAAGAGCGATTGCAAAGGGGAAAAATGGGTATATTTTATTTTTACGCCGCATAGTTGCGTTATTTATTTTTGGTGTGATTCATCAAATGTTTCAACCTGGAGAAGCACTAGCGTTATACGCAATTTGCGGGTTAATTGTTTTACCGTTTTATAAAGCGAAAAAAGAAGTGAACCTAGTACTAGGACTTGTTTTGACAATTGTCTTCAGTGTAATGGGAGTTAAAGAACTATTACCACTTGGCTTAATTTTATTAGGGCTTGCTGCAGGACAATATCGTGTATTTGAAAATCTCACGCAAAATATAAAGCAAGTCGCTATTTTTACAGGTATTATGTTTGTTTTAAGTGTCGTAGCTGTATGGTATCAATATGGGCATGTTCCTGCTGAACCATTTATAAATATGATACTTGAGAATGAGGATGGAACAATGAATGCTGCAAGCCAATTTTTAAAAATTGGTGTTACAGTTGGACCGATTATTTCAGCTTTCTATGTTGGAGCATTAATTTTATTACTTCAATTAAAACTAGTTCAAACCTTGTTAGCGCCACTGAAATATTACGGTCGTATGGCTTTAACGAATTATATTGGACAAACTGCAATGATTTTAATCGCAGGAAGTGTATTTAACTTTGCAGAAAACTTAACGTACATGCAGACGTTATATGTGTGTATTGCAATTTATGCAATTCAAATTGTGTTTAGCGTAATTTGGATGAAAATCTTTAAAATGGGTCCACTAGAATGGATTTGGCGTGTTATTACGTATTGGACGGTAACACCTTTAAAGAAATAA
- a CDS encoding ABC transporter ATP-binding protein produces the protein MTKPVVDVKNVQKVYGKKGENQSHALKGVSFSIQEGEFVGIMGPSGSGKTTLLNVISTLDKATGGVVEIAGTDITEMKQGELSDFRSQKLGFIFQDFNLLENLSIYENIALPLSLQGVPSRNIGPKVEKVADMLGITEILQKYPSEVSGGQKQRSAAARALVHEPAIILGDEPTGALDSKNAASLLDAMTNLNEEQGVSIMMVTHDPYSASYCQRILFIQDGELYKEIHRGGTREEFYKEILDVLADLGTQKA, from the coding sequence ATGACGAAACCAGTTGTAGACGTAAAAAACGTTCAAAAAGTGTACGGTAAAAAAGGTGAGAACCAATCACATGCGTTAAAAGGTGTTTCATTCTCAATTCAAGAGGGTGAGTTTGTCGGAATTATGGGACCATCGGGTTCTGGTAAAACGACATTGTTAAATGTAATTTCAACGCTTGATAAAGCAACGGGCGGTGTTGTTGAAATTGCGGGTACGGATATTACGGAAATGAAACAAGGTGAGCTTTCAGATTTCCGTTCGCAAAAGTTAGGATTCATCTTCCAAGACTTTAACTTATTAGAGAATTTATCTATTTATGAAAACATTGCACTTCCACTTTCCCTTCAAGGTGTTCCATCACGTAATATTGGACCGAAAGTAGAGAAAGTAGCGGATATGTTAGGGATTACAGAAATACTTCAAAAGTATCCATCTGAAGTATCTGGTGGACAGAAGCAGCGTTCAGCAGCAGCACGCGCTTTAGTGCATGAACCGGCAATTATTTTAGGGGACGAGCCAACAGGAGCTCTTGATTCTAAAAATGCAGCAAGTTTACTGGATGCGATGACAAACTTAAATGAAGAACAAGGCGTATCTATTATGATGGTTACGCACGATCCATATAGTGCAAGTTACTGTCAGCGTATTTTATTCATTCAAGATGGTGAGCTATATAAAGAAATTCACCGTGGTGGTACACGTGAAGAGTTTTATAAAGAAATTTTAGATGTGCTTGCAGACTTAGGTACACAAAAAGCGTAA
- a CDS encoding FtsX-like permease family protein codes for MLFKLSMSGLKSKLKDYIVLLVGLVMSISIFYMFQTLALNEAFLKENSTIGQIGFVFQAGSFLLAIITFFYILYANSFLLSLRQKEFGMYMMLGAKKHKVTLLMFIETIVLGAASLAIGLAVGIGLAEGIGQLLMKQLEFAGEGYKAFYLPSMTVTCIFFFALFVLSAIMNSIKLSRISVLQLVHADAQTERVAVKGKMTGLVAFLAVILLGIGYASMIYMEKLREMGILIALITTTAGTYMLFGSLLPVIIKKLKSNKKRSEKGLNAFTFAQLNFRINSLTKVLATVAMLVALGAGAISGGMAFKNNVIKMVDGLVIYDSVVHNPTAEEKKILDGITFKEKNEYRYKVDDKYVYYIKEDLEKNRPLVKDMTSMKSMKDLVNTKKASEELPVGAVSREMNEKDANAKELPEEWVDAFSTIHPYYIYEDHAIKIVDQKMYDGINGKEGIAFIGKADDFLTYTKEWKKLDELQLDKYKNVTAERMNSKYQAYDMFYGVASGTVFMGFFLGIAFLAMMASCLMFKILSGASKDITRYQMLRKIGVRRELLTKSIYKELFLVFLFPAIVGIAHVLVGMNIFGFILMDPYFRIWVPIVIFVVIYAIYYFITVQLYKGIVLPKED; via the coding sequence ATGTTATTCAAACTTTCCATGTCAGGGCTGAAAAGTAAGTTAAAAGATTATATCGTCTTACTTGTTGGTCTTGTCATGTCCATTTCAATTTTTTATATGTTCCAAACATTAGCATTAAACGAAGCCTTCCTTAAGGAAAATTCTACTATTGGCCAAATTGGATTCGTATTCCAAGCAGGCTCATTTTTATTAGCGATAATAACCTTCTTCTATATTTTATATGCGAACTCTTTCTTACTATCTCTTCGTCAAAAAGAGTTTGGTATGTATATGATGTTAGGAGCAAAAAAGCATAAAGTTACATTACTTATGTTTATTGAGACAATTGTATTAGGTGCTGCGTCTCTTGCGATTGGACTTGCAGTTGGTATAGGACTTGCAGAAGGTATCGGTCAGTTGTTAATGAAACAACTCGAATTTGCGGGTGAAGGTTATAAAGCATTTTATTTACCATCTATGACTGTTACTTGCATCTTCTTCTTTGCATTATTTGTATTATCAGCAATTATGAATAGTATTAAATTATCTCGTATTTCTGTATTACAACTTGTACATGCAGATGCACAAACAGAACGTGTTGCAGTAAAAGGGAAAATGACAGGTTTAGTTGCATTCCTTGCGGTTATTTTATTAGGTATTGGCTATGCATCAATGATTTATATGGAAAAGCTAAGAGAAATGGGAATCCTTATTGCATTAATTACAACAACAGCAGGTACTTACATGCTATTTGGATCGCTTCTTCCGGTTATTATTAAAAAGTTAAAAAGTAATAAAAAACGAAGCGAAAAAGGGCTTAACGCTTTTACTTTTGCACAATTAAACTTCCGTATTAATAGTTTAACGAAAGTGCTTGCGACAGTAGCAATGTTAGTTGCTCTTGGAGCGGGTGCAATTTCAGGTGGTATGGCGTTTAAAAATAACGTTATAAAAATGGTAGATGGTTTAGTAATATATGATTCAGTAGTTCATAACCCAACAGCTGAAGAAAAGAAAATTTTAGACGGTATTACATTTAAAGAGAAAAATGAATATCGTTACAAAGTAGATGATAAATACGTTTACTATATAAAAGAGGATTTAGAGAAAAATCGTCCTTTAGTAAAAGATATGACAAGCATGAAGTCGATGAAAGATTTAGTGAATACGAAGAAAGCTTCAGAGGAACTACCAGTAGGTGCAGTTTCTAGAGAAATGAATGAAAAAGATGCGAACGCTAAAGAACTTCCAGAAGAATGGGTTGATGCTTTTAGTACAATCCATCCATATTATATATACGAAGATCATGCGATTAAAATTGTAGATCAAAAAATGTACGATGGGATAAATGGTAAAGAAGGTATAGCATTTATCGGAAAAGCAGATGATTTCTTAACATACACAAAAGAATGGAAAAAACTTGACGAGTTGCAGCTAGATAAATATAAAAATGTAACGGCTGAAAGAATGAACAGTAAATATCAAGCTTACGATATGTTCTACGGTGTTGCGAGTGGAACAGTATTTATGGGCTTCTTCCTTGGAATTGCTTTCTTAGCAATGATGGCAAGTTGCTTAATGTTTAAAATTCTTTCTGGTGCATCAAAAGATATTACGCGTTATCAAATGCTTCGTAAAATCGGTGTGCGCCGTGAATTATTAACGAAATCAATTTATAAAGAGTTATTCTTAGTATTCCTATTCCCAGCAATTGTGGGTATTGCTCACGTATTAGTTGGTATGAATATTTTCGGATTTATTTTAATGGATCCATATTTCCGTATTTGGGTACCAATTGTAATTTTCGTAGTTATTTATGCGATTTATTACTTCATTACAGTTCAATTGTATAAAGGAATTGTTCTTCCAAAAGAGGACTAA
- a CDS encoding tyrosine-type recombinase/integrase, producing MEVVEALKDISQIEAMKKYLKEHSQRDYLLFVIGINTGLKITELLSIKFEDVLNEDGTVKEFYSLPVKDEKFKQDIYLNTKVKEALLAYVQSFDIQRENYVFQSNKTTNSISRQQAYRVIHSAAEAVGILGKIGTNSMRKTFGFHAYKRGIAIALLQKHFHHATPSETLKYLGISKDEKFKTEIDVDL from the coding sequence ATGGAAGTTGTAGAGGCATTAAAAGATATAAGCCAAATTGAGGCTATGAAAAAATATTTGAAAGAGCATTCCCAGCGAGATTATCTTTTATTTGTTATTGGAATTAACACTGGATTAAAAATTACTGAACTATTGAGTATTAAATTTGAAGATGTATTAAATGAAGATGGAACTGTTAAAGAGTTTTATTCTCTTCCTGTGAAAGATGAAAAGTTTAAACAAGATATTTATTTAAATACAAAAGTAAAAGAGGCGCTTTTAGCGTACGTACAATCTTTTGATATTCAAAGAGAAAACTACGTATTTCAATCTAACAAAACAACAAATTCAATCTCACGCCAACAAGCGTATCGTGTTATCCATAGCGCAGCTGAAGCGGTCGGAATACTTGGTAAGATTGGAACGAACTCAATGCGAAAAACATTTGGATTTCATGCATATAAAAGAGGAATAGCAATTGCACTGTTGCAAAAACATTTTCATCACGCGACTCCTTCAGAAACGTTAAAGTATTTAGGGATATCAAAAGATGAGAAGTTTAAAACAGAGATTGATGTAGATTTGTAA
- a CDS encoding cation:proton antiporter regulatory subunit, whose translation MNIRESELPGIGCKFEVITKGNEKMVIVIHDDGRREMYHFDADHDESISSISLRDSEARQIAAILGGMVYRPQALDTIEMAFEGLSIEWFKVENNAPVVQKTIGSLHVRKTYNVTIIAILKKNMKKFFNPGPDSIIEAGDMLVLSGERHEVKRIINELLSAGGDS comes from the coding sequence ATGAATATTAGAGAGAGTGAACTACCAGGCATTGGATGTAAATTTGAAGTGATAACAAAGGGTAATGAAAAAATGGTTATTGTTATTCACGATGATGGACGAAGGGAAATGTATCATTTTGATGCGGATCATGATGAGAGTATCTCAAGCATTTCTCTTCGCGATTCTGAGGCGAGACAAATTGCGGCTATATTAGGCGGGATGGTATATAGACCACAAGCTTTAGACACGATTGAGATGGCTTTTGAAGGATTATCAATTGAATGGTTTAAAGTAGAAAATAACGCACCAGTGGTACAAAAAACAATTGGTAGCTTACACGTTAGAAAAACATATAACGTAACAATCATTGCTATTTTGAAAAAGAATATGAAGAAGTTCTTTAATCCAGGCCCAGATTCTATCATTGAAGCTGGCGATATGCTCGTATTATCGGGCGAAAGACATGAAGTGAAAAGAATTATTAATGAGTTGCTTTCAGCAGGAGGTGATTCGTAA